A genome region from Schistocerca americana isolate TAMUIC-IGC-003095 chromosome 1, iqSchAmer2.1, whole genome shotgun sequence includes the following:
- the LOC124611190 gene encoding mannose-1-phosphate guanyltransferase beta has translation MPAKESNIDDMKALILVGGYGTRLRPLTLSRPKPLVEFANKPMLLHQIEALVEAGVSEIVLAVSYRAEQMEQELSEEAKKLGVSLVFSHETEPLGTAGPLALAKDILTTSNEPFFVLNSDIICDFPFKDLVMFHKNHGKEGTIIVTKVEEPSKYGVVVYGEQGRIDSFIEKPQEFVSNKINAGMYILNPSVLRRIQLRPTSIEKEVFPDMAKEGQLYAMELQGFWMDVGQPKDFLTGMCLYLTSLRQKEPTRLYSGPGAVGNVLVDPSARIGEGCRIGPNVTIGPGVVLEDGVCVKRSTILRGATVRSHSWLDGCIVGWRSVVGQWVRMENTTVLGEDVIVKDELYVNGGQVLPHKSIASSVPEPQIIM, from the exons ATGCCCGCGAAGGAAAGTAACATAGACGACATGAAAGCCCTGATATTGGTTGGAGGCTATGGGACGCGACTAAGGCCTCTTACTTTAAGTCGCCCCAAACCATTAGTGGAGTTCGCCAACAAACCTATGCTATTGCATCAGATAGAAGCATTAGTCGAAGCTGGAGTGTCGGAAATCGTCTTGGCGGTATCGTACCGCGCTGAACAGATGGAACAGGAACTGAGTGAAGAAGCGAAAAAATTAGGTGTAAGCCTAGTATTTTCCCATGAAACTGAACCGTTGGGTACTGCTGGGCCACTTGCACTGGCCAAAGACATTCTAACTACTAGcaatgaaccattttttgtcctaaACTCTGACATTATATGTGATTTTCCGTTTAAAGACCTGGTAATGTTTCATAAAAATCATGGTAAAGAAGGTACCATAATTGTAACAAAGGTAGAGGAACCATCCAAGTATGGTGTTGTAGTCTATGGCGAACAAGGCCGAATCGACAGTTTTATAGAAAAACCTCAAGAATTTGTATCGAATAAAATCAATGCTGGGATGTATATATTAAATCCATCAGTCCTGAGACGTATTCAGTTACGCCCAACAAGCATAGAGAAAGAAGTTTTTCCTGACATGGCAAAAGAAGGCCAGTTGTATGCAATGGAGCTACAAGGATTTTGGATGGATGTTGGTCAGCCTAAAGACTTTCTCACAG gAATGTGCCTCTACTTGACTTCTTTGCGGCAGAAGGAGCCCACCCGACTCTACTCTGGACCAGGTGCTGTAGGTAATGTCTTAGTGGATCCAAGTGCGCGAATAGGTGAGGGCTGCCGCATAGGTCCCAATGTAACCATAGGACCTGGAGTTGTGTTGGAGGATGGTGTATGTGTAAAACGGTCAACTATTCTTCGTGGTGCAACAGTTCGATCTCATTCATGGCTGGATGGTTGCATCGTTGGGTGGCGCAGCGTTGTTGGTCAGTGG GTAAGAATGGAGAATACTACAGTTCTTGGTGAAGATGTAATAGTGAAGGATGAACTTTATGTAAATGGTGGGCAAGTATTGCCTCACAAGTCCATTGCAAGCTCAGTGCCTGAGCCACAAATTATAATGTGA